Proteins encoded within one genomic window of Lacipirellulaceae bacterium:
- a CDS encoding nucleoside hydrolase, which yields MESEQTAANPTTQPKPKPMESDASSRKVILDVDPGVGDALAVCLSLFDPTLEVVAVTATGGNVSPRQASHNLQAIVEQLDPPRWPRIGEADEDQPLLANNHWLWGEDGFCGADIKCAELHNRHASTKIIAEEIRKAPGEVTLVAGGPLSNIASVLQMEPNLAQQIGHLIIVGGTLDGSGDVTPAAEFNIYCAAEAAKRVINTPATKTMLPLGVTSQAALTFGALNHLPKEETNKGALLHRILPPAFQAYRQKLGLEELIVPEAVAVAAVVHPELFTTESFPCDVETSGDLTFGATVIDRRRRPDEQANIDVAVDVDSAGVVDYLLRELSRTE from the coding sequence ATGGAATCTGAACAAACAGCGGCCAACCCGACGACTCAACCGAAGCCAAAGCCGATGGAATCGGATGCGTCCTCACGCAAAGTGATTCTCGACGTTGATCCAGGCGTGGGTGACGCCCTCGCGGTTTGCTTGTCGCTGTTTGACCCAACTTTGGAAGTGGTGGCCGTCACCGCTACGGGCGGTAACGTCTCACCACGTCAGGCCTCCCATAACTTGCAAGCCATCGTCGAGCAACTCGACCCGCCCCGTTGGCCGAGAATCGGAGAGGCAGATGAGGATCAGCCCCTACTCGCCAACAATCACTGGCTGTGGGGAGAGGACGGGTTTTGCGGTGCCGACATCAAATGCGCTGAACTGCACAATCGACACGCCTCGACGAAGATTATCGCTGAAGAGATTCGCAAGGCACCCGGCGAGGTAACCCTCGTTGCGGGAGGCCCGCTGAGCAACATTGCTTCGGTGCTGCAAATGGAACCGAACCTCGCTCAGCAGATTGGCCATCTGATCATTGTCGGCGGAACGCTAGACGGCAGTGGTGACGTGACCCCCGCAGCAGAATTCAACATCTATTGCGCAGCAGAAGCGGCGAAACGTGTTATCAATACGCCCGCAACCAAGACCATGCTTCCGCTGGGAGTGACTTCGCAAGCAGCACTGACGTTTGGTGCGTTGAATCACCTTCCCAAAGAAGAAACCAATAAGGGGGCGCTGCTGCATAGAATTTTGCCGCCCGCGTTCCAGGCCTATCGTCAGAAACTTGGACTGGAAGAACTCATCGTCCCTGAAGCCGTGGCTGTCGCTGCCGTGGTCCATCCTGAACTGTTTACGACCGAGTCATTCCCTTGCGATGTCGAGACTTCCGGAGATCTCACCTTTGGGGCAACGGTCATTGATCGCAGACGCCGACCGGATGAACAAGCGAATATTGATGTCGCTGTCGATGTCGACAGTGCCGGGGTCGTTGATTACCTGTTGAGAGAGTTATCTCGCACCGAATAG
- the trpD gene encoding anthranilate phosphoribosyltransferase has protein sequence MAPQFQSLLGRIVAGEDLTQEEMSQAMGAVMSGECGEDQIALLLTSLNAKGETVEELAGAASAMRNHMTPIKSRHEKLLDTCGTGGGGSQTFNISTTAALVIAACGVPVAKHGNRSVTSRSGSADVLSELGVNIEASVPQVERCLDKLGICFCFAPLMHPAMRHVAAVRKKLGVRTIFNSLGPLSNPAGATHQLMGVGLPEMRVPLAAALARLGVKRALVVSGSDGLGEMTLNGATNATWVQGTMTKDTEYTPADFGLGETNLERIHVANPQESASKVRSVLLGEEGPARDIVLLNAAAGLMTFGVAEDPQESVARAAEAIDSKAAVKLAESLAELSHQSI, from the coding sequence ATGGCCCCTCAATTTCAATCACTGCTGGGAAGAATCGTCGCTGGCGAAGACCTGACACAAGAGGAAATGTCCCAAGCGATGGGAGCCGTGATGAGTGGCGAGTGTGGCGAGGACCAGATCGCTCTGCTCCTTACATCGCTGAATGCCAAAGGCGAAACCGTCGAAGAATTAGCCGGCGCTGCCTCCGCGATGCGGAACCACATGACCCCGATCAAGAGCCGGCACGAAAAGCTTCTCGATACTTGCGGCACTGGAGGCGGGGGGAGTCAGACGTTTAACATCAGTACGACCGCTGCCCTGGTGATCGCGGCCTGCGGCGTGCCTGTCGCGAAGCACGGCAATCGGAGCGTCACCAGCCGTAGCGGTTCGGCAGATGTGCTTTCTGAACTGGGCGTCAACATCGAGGCAAGTGTTCCGCAGGTTGAGCGTTGTCTCGACAAGCTTGGTATTTGCTTTTGTTTTGCTCCGCTAATGCACCCAGCCATGCGGCACGTTGCAGCCGTGCGGAAGAAGCTGGGCGTGCGAACGATTTTTAATTCTCTCGGTCCGCTGTCCAATCCGGCAGGAGCAACGCATCAATTGATGGGCGTTGGATTGCCCGAGATGCGTGTGCCTCTTGCGGCAGCGCTCGCTCGCCTTGGAGTCAAACGTGCCCTAGTCGTTAGTGGCTCTGACGGACTTGGGGAGATGACACTCAACGGGGCGACGAACGCAACTTGGGTACAAGGGACCATGACCAAGGACACAGAGTATACCCCAGCTGATTTTGGTTTAGGTGAGACGAATCTTGAACGGATACACGTAGCCAACCCACAAGAAAGTGCTTCGAAGGTTCGTTCCGTGCTGCTGGGCGAGGAAGGCCCAGCGCGAGACATTGTGTTGCTCAACGCTGCAGCTGGTTTGATGACTTTCGGGGTTGCCGAAGATCCACAGGAATCGGTTGCTAGAGCGGCAGAGGCCATTGATAGCAAGGCCGCCGTCAAGCTGGCAGAATCGCTCGCTGAACTATCCCACCAGTCGATCTAA
- a CDS encoding MBL fold metallo-hydrolase, producing the protein MPKNPATRDFTGQLVFLGTGTSVGVPAIGCSCHVCTSNHPRDRRTRCGIVLGLPEGNLLVDTPPDLRQQLLRERIGIVHSVIYTHEHADHIFGLDDLRLMQFYLGGPVPLYCEPFVEERIRKSFDYAFQKREGLHAGAIPQLEIHRLNLEPIEILGAEVLPIRLKHGPRFDVLGFRFEDIAYCTDTSEIPEESLPRLQDLDVLILDCLRRDPHTTHLSLDQALAIGEQLKPKKLLLTHISHDLGYEEVSKELPSGVELAYDGMVIPLT; encoded by the coding sequence TTGCCCAAGAATCCCGCCACTCGCGACTTCACTGGCCAATTAGTCTTCCTTGGCACAGGAACTTCCGTTGGAGTTCCTGCGATTGGGTGTAGTTGCCATGTCTGTACGAGCAATCATCCGCGAGACCGGCGGACACGCTGTGGCATCGTGCTTGGCCTGCCGGAAGGAAATCTGCTGGTCGATACCCCGCCCGATCTGCGGCAACAGTTGTTGCGGGAAAGAATCGGCATCGTTCACTCAGTGATCTACACGCACGAACACGCGGACCATATCTTCGGTCTCGACGACTTGCGTCTGATGCAATTCTATCTTGGTGGGCCTGTGCCGCTCTATTGCGAACCCTTCGTGGAGGAACGCATACGCAAGTCTTTTGACTATGCGTTTCAGAAGCGAGAGGGACTGCACGCGGGAGCGATTCCGCAATTAGAAATCCACCGACTCAACCTGGAACCGATTGAGATTCTAGGAGCAGAGGTTCTGCCGATTCGATTGAAGCACGGGCCGCGATTCGACGTCTTGGGTTTTCGCTTTGAGGACATTGCTTACTGCACGGACACCAGCGAGATTCCCGAGGAGAGCCTGCCTAGACTTCAAGACCTGGATGTTCTCATCCTCGACTGTCTCCGCCGCGACCCGCACACTACGCATTTGAGCCTTGACCAGGCGCTCGCAATCGGCGAGCAGTTGAAGCCCAAAAAACTGCTACTGACGCATATCTCGCATGATCTCGGTTATGAAGAAGTCAGCAAAGAGCTGCCGTCTGGGGTGGAACTCGCCTACGACGGGATGGTTATCCCGCTGACCTAG
- a CDS encoding trypsin-like peptidase domain-containing protein: MKPLHDLGCKVQLLNFPSMQSMLGRGLSFILLAAVSIRPALAQNGNASGLASTERDRQFAELQRDVSALDRELSIYKRVVQLVSPSVVHVDAKPLPRYGFRRDVEEAGSGVLVRLRGKDYVLTNRHVVKHSDESHIRLELTDGREIRPTRIWSDKQTDVAVLAVEAKDLIPARIGDSDQAEIGDIVMAFGSPFNLRQSVTRGIISAKGRTNLDLGDGEVDYQNFMQTDAAINPGNSGGPLVNLRGEVIGLNTAIASNSGGNDGIGFSIPANIAVRIMRQLVETGRVERGFLGVTLDGYFDDRSARFVGLPRLMGARVKRITENSPADLAGVHTGDVILRMNGKPINDDQHLISLVKLTEIGRRIELTLLRDGQLLKKTATVGRLDDFADNVEKAP; the protein is encoded by the coding sequence ATGAAGCCACTGCATGATCTCGGATGTAAGGTTCAGCTTCTCAATTTCCCATCGATGCAGTCGATGCTTGGCAGAGGCCTATCATTTATTCTACTGGCCGCCGTTTCTATTCGCCCAGCGCTTGCTCAAAATGGAAACGCCTCCGGTCTTGCTTCTACCGAGCGGGATCGTCAGTTTGCAGAATTGCAACGTGACGTTTCGGCACTCGACCGCGAACTGAGTATTTACAAGCGCGTCGTGCAACTTGTGTCTCCCTCAGTGGTTCACGTCGATGCCAAGCCGCTTCCGCGTTACGGTTTTCGTCGCGATGTCGAAGAAGCCGGCTCGGGAGTGCTCGTGCGGCTGCGTGGGAAAGATTACGTGCTGACTAATCGACATGTGGTGAAGCACTCCGACGAATCGCATATCCGACTTGAGTTGACCGATGGTCGCGAAATCCGCCCCACACGTATTTGGAGCGATAAGCAAACTGACGTCGCTGTCTTGGCGGTCGAAGCGAAAGACTTGATTCCAGCTAGGATCGGCGATAGTGACCAAGCGGAAATTGGCGACATCGTCATGGCGTTTGGAAGCCCATTCAATCTAAGGCAAAGTGTCACGCGTGGAATTATCAGCGCGAAAGGTCGCACGAATCTCGATTTGGGTGACGGAGAGGTCGATTATCAGAACTTCATGCAGACCGACGCCGCCATTAACCCTGGCAACAGCGGTGGACCGCTGGTGAACTTGCGCGGAGAAGTCATCGGACTGAACACTGCCATTGCCAGTAATTCCGGGGGCAATGACGGAATCGGCTTCTCGATCCCTGCGAATATCGCCGTCCGGATCATGCGACAACTGGTCGAAACCGGCCGTGTCGAGCGAGGTTTCCTAGGCGTCACACTGGACGGTTACTTCGACGACCGCTCGGCCCGTTTTGTTGGGCTGCCAAGGCTGATGGGGGCTCGTGTGAAGCGGATCACGGAAAATTCCCCTGCTGACCTCGCAGGGGTCCACACAGGGGACGTCATCCTTCGCATGAATGGGAAGCCGATCAACGATGATCAACACCTGATCAGTCTCGTCAAGCTTACCGAAATTGGCCGTCGTATTGAGCTAACGCTGTTGCGTGACGGACAACTTCTCAAGAAGACGGCCACGGTCGGCCGCCTCGATGATTTCGCCGATAATGTCGAGAAGGCACCCTAG